In Gymnogyps californianus isolate 813 chromosome 1, ASM1813914v2, whole genome shotgun sequence, the following are encoded in one genomic region:
- the CNGA3 gene encoding cyclic nucleotide-gated cation channel alpha-3, producing MAKINTQHSYPGMHRLSVRTTDEDIERIENGCIRTHSLCEDASSELQRVISVEGRHVSESQTSSFTGRGAIARLSRFVISVRSWATRHLHHEDQRPDSFLERIRGPELIEVSSRQSNIRSFLGIRERPGGVNSDWPLARFNVNYSNNTNEDKKEEKKEVKEEKKEEKKEEKKEEKKEEKKEEKKDDKKDDKKKEEKKKEIFVIDPSSNIYYNWLTIIAAPVFYNWCMLVCRACFDELQVDHIKLWLFLDYVSDIIYILDMFVRFRTGFLEQGLLVQDEKKLREHYTETMQFKLDVLSLLPTDLAYLKLGLNYPELRFNRLLRISRLFEFFDRTETRTNYPNMFRIGNLVLYILIIIHWNACIYFAISKLIGFGTDSWVYPNVSIPEYGRLSRKYIYSLYWSTLTLTTIGETPPPVKDEEYLFVVIDFLVGVLIFATIVGNVGSMISNMNASRAEFQAKVDSIKQYMHFRKVTKDLEARVIKWFDYLWTNKKTVDEKEVLKNLPDKLKAEIAINVHLDTLKKVRIFQDCEAGLLIELVLKLKPTVFSPGDYICKKGDIGREMYIIKEGKLAVVADDGITQFVVLSDGSYFGEISILNIKGSKSGNRRTANIRSIGYSDLFCLSKDDLMEALTEYPEAKKALEEKGRQILMKDNLIDEEAAKAGADPKDLEEKVERLETALDTLQTRFARLLAEYTSSQQKVKQRLARVETRVKKYGSGTLSVGEAEAEKPEEEKNQ from the exons atggcaaaaatcaACACCCAGCACTCCTACCCTGGTATGCACAGACTGTCTGTCAGAACTactgatgaagatattgaaAGGATTGAAAATGGCTGTATCAG aacCCATTCACTGTGTGAGGATGCGTCTTCAGAACTGCAGAGAGTGATTTCTGTGGAGGGAAGACATGTATCTGAATCCCAGACAAGCTCATTCACAGGCAGGGGAGCAATAGCAAG GCTATCACGATTTGTCATATCTGTGAGGTCATGGGCCACAAGACATTTGCACCATGAAGACCAAAGACCTGATTCTTTCCTAGAACGTATCCGAGGGCCAGAGCTCATAGAGGTGTCCAGTAGGCAAAGTAACATCCGCTCCTTTCTGGGTATCCGTGAGCGGCCTGGGGGAGTAAACAG TGACTGGCCCTTGGCCAGGTTTAATGTCAACTATAGCAACAACACCAACGAAGA caaaaaggaagaaaagaaggaggttaaagaggagaaaaaagaggagaaaaaagaggaaaagaaagaggaaaagaaggaggaaaagaaagaggaaaagaaagatgacaaaaaagatgataaaaaaaaagaaga gaagaaaaaagagatctTTGTGATAGATCCTTCCAGCAATATTTACTACAACTGGCTGACCATAATTGCAGCACCTGTGTTCTATAACTGGTGTATGCTAGTGTGCAG AGCCTGCTTTGATGAGCTACAAGTTGACCATATTAAATTATGGCTGTTCTTGGATTATGTCTCTGATATCATCTACATTCTTGACATGTTTGTCAGATTCAGAACAG gCTTCCTTGAACAAGGCTTGCTAGTTcaggatgaaaagaaattacGAGAGCATTATACCGAAACTATGCAGTTCAAACTGGATGTGCTGTCTCTTCTGCCAACAGACCTGGCATATTTGAAGCTTGGTTTGAACTACCCTGAACTGCGATTTAACCGCTTGCTGAGGATTTCTCGTCTGTTTGAGTTTTTTGACCGtactgaaaccaggacaaattaTCCAAACATGTTTCGTATTGGAAATCTTGTCTTATACATTCTTATCATCATCCACTGGAACGCGTGTATATACTTTGCGATTTCGAAGCTCATCGGATTTGGAACCGACTCTTGGGTCTACCCCAATGTGTCCATTCCAGAGTATGGGCGCCTGTCTAGAAAGTACATTTACAGTCTGTACTGGTCAACGCTGACGCTGACAACCATTGGAGAAACGCCTCCCCCAGTGAAAGATGAAGAGTATCTCTTTGTGGTCATTGACTTCCTGGTGGGTGTGCTGATCTTCGCTACCATTGTCGGTAACGTGGGCTCCATGATTTCCAACATGAATGCCTCCAGGGCAGAGTTCCAGGCCAAAGTGGATTCCATTAAACAGTACATGCATTTCCGAAAAGTGACTAAGGATTTGGAAGCCAGGGTTATTAAGTGGTTTGATTACCTCTGGACCAATAAGAAAACAGTGGATGAGAAGGAAGTTCTCAAAAATCTGCCTGACAAGTTGAAGGCTGAAATTGCCATCAATGTCCATTTGGACACACTGAAGAAAGTGCGTATATTCCAGGATTGTGAAGCTGGACTTCTCATTGAGCTGGTGCTGAAACTGAAACCTACGGTCTTCAGTCCTGGGGACTACATTTGCAAAAAGGGAGATATTGGGAGAGAAATGTACATTATTAAAGAGGGAAAATTGGCTGTGGTGGCGGATGATGGCATAACCCAATTTGTAGTCCTAAGCGATGGCAGCTACTTTGGTGAAATCAGCATCCTAAACATCAAAGGTAGCAAATCTGGCAACAGGAGGACAGCCAACATAAGGAGTATTGGTTATTCTGATTTGTTCTGCTTGTCTAAAGATGACTTAATGGAAGCCCTCACAGAATATCCAGAAGCCAAAAAGGCTCTGGAAGAGAAAGGGCGACAAATTCTGatgaaagacaatttaatagatgaggaagcagcaaaagcaggagCTGACCCAAAagacttggaagaaaaagtagaaagacTTGAAACAGCTCTGGATACGCTGCAGACTAGGTTTGCGAGGCTCTTGGCAGAATACACCTCATCTCAACAAAAGGTGAAGCAGAGACTTGCCAGAGTAGAAACCCGAGTGAAAAAATATGGTAGTGGCACCTTATCAGTTGGAGAAGCAGAGGCTGAAAAacctgaggaggagaaaaatcagtaa